The Neurospora crassa OR74A linkage group I, whole genome shotgun sequence genome segment TGAGGATGTACTTGCCCCATTTCTCGCTCTTGAAGCCACTAAGGAACGGATAGCCCTTGAGAATCCTCGAGCGGTAGGCACCGGTACGGCCAGACATGCAAGAAGTACCGCCGTCAATGTTGTGGGTGGCTGATATCTCAAAGTTGCGGCGCTCAATATACGCCGCCCCAAGCCAGTTGAAGATGCGGGTTGCGAGGTCGCCATCGATGCGCTTCACCCGCTGGCAGGTACCGACTCCGCCGATTTGATCGTCCTCAAACGGGGCAAGGAGCCACGGCATCAGTGTCGATGGCCACTCGACATCATCGTCAGCCATGACCGTGATTTCGGTTTCGACATGGTTATCCTCCAACGCCTTGCACACCTGCAGTCTTTTGTTTGCCTTGTCCACATGAAGGACCTCGATTTTTATGGGGTGGTCGCACGCCGGCTTCCTCAGCGTGGCCGCCATTGCTGTGAGCGCTTCATACTTGTTCCACGTGGTTACGAGTATGAGCTTGGCGGGTTTGCATGCTAGGATGCTTTCAAGCGAGGTCCGCAGTTCCTCGAATTGATTGTGGATTGTGGGAATAACGACAGTGACATCTGCCGAGGTGAACTTGGGGTCCTTTTTCGGCTGCACGGACTTGTAGGTCCAGTGGCTGACACAGTGGACTAGAAGACGCACATAGCGATGAAGCCTGAGTGAAGCGGTTAGCACGCGCGAAGGCGTAGGTTTGGGTGGGATTGGAATTGCACCAGTCAAGCATACCATATAACAATATGGAAATAAAACCAGAATTTGGCGGACCATATAAAGTCCAAGTTTGGTATTATAAAACCCATTAACTCAGCCATGCTGAAAAATCAATGCCCGACAAGGGATAAACCAAACGCGCACTGGATCTGCTCTACTCAAGGAACCCAGCCCGAAGATAGCACAGCCTGTGTAATCGGGAAGAGATGTCCAGAACAGATGGGAGCGGACAAGTGAACAATATGTTGTTGACGTCCGAAATATGACACTAGAACGAAGGATCCGAAGAAAAAGCAAGACCGAAGGCGGGAGTTGCTGAATTGGAAAAGGGGACGATGGGTGAAAATGTAGGTTGGAGCTAGGAGGTTTCTCTGATTCTTTCCAGTCCTCCGGGACAGGTTGCCGGCAAGCTTGGTTTCCCGGTCGAAAGGTCAACAGGTCGAACTTGTCGGGGGGGTTGGATAGGGCGAACTCGTCACCACCGGGGGATAGAGGTTTGCCGTTCTCGAGCGAAGGGTGGGTGGGATAGCGAACGACAACAAACGTTGAGAAGGGGGGATAGCTCGTTAAGACAGACAACTTAATGCTTGACTTCCAGGAGGACCCCTAAACTAAGCGTTTGATGatgggaagatggaggaggctaAAGCAGCAAGGTCATTGACGAAACCAATTGGTCTGTCCAAGACAATGAGAAGAAAGAAGTAGACTAGAACTGTAAGAGAAGTTCAGAAGGTCGGGGTCCAgacgtggaggagggggagacGGGGACCAGAGATATATAAGAAGAGACAAACAACGAAGCTGCAGAAGACGAAAGGAGACAAGATAGGGCACATCCCACAACGGGAGACGGGAGACGGGAGCTAGAGGGGAATCAACGACGCGCGTTGGAGACTCGGTCTCGAGCAGACCCAGAGGGATGCAGCTCTCGACTCCATCCACATGCTTTGAGAGGTCGACGGTTCCATCATGCACAGCACGAACAtggggtggtggatgggatgAATTGGATGTGACTTCAGTCTAGACTCTGGCTGGTCCTGGACGGACCCCCAGAACCGCGGCATGGGGGAGGAAGACAAGAGTGGAAATAGGCAATGGATAAGTTGGGGCATGTTGGACGAATGATGAGGGGGCACTGCAAGTGGCCGATACGACCATGGTGCCAGCGCAAAAGAGGTGGGAATAGCCAGACAGAGAGACAAGGAAGTTCTTTCGACAATGAATTTGCATATTGAGGGAAAGTGGAAAGAGCGAAGAATcggaaggtagtagtagccgGGTCGGAGGAAAACTGACAGGGCAAGAGCCAAAAAAGACCCACGGGTGGACAGGGCCAGGGAAACCTAAGAGAGTGGAAttcctagaggtaggaagaTGGATACTCTTTGCTGTACTGGACCTAGTGTTGTAGGTACCTGCAGTGCAGAGCAGTAGCTCGACAAGCAAGTACTCACACTGGCTTGCGTTGTGTCGAGAGTGTGCGAATTGCGGCGGCACAGATTGGacgcatccatccatccatggcTCAATGTGAGTGGGAGGGCGGGTTAGTACGCTGCAAAAATGGCGACCCAGAGTGGAATTTCTCTCCAGTCGGTTGCAACACTGAACGCTGCATTGACAGATGACTCCGTGCGTGCAACAAAAAGGGAACCTGGACCTTCCTTCAAAGGACCAGCATTTTGATCTGTCTGTTTCTGCTCATCGCTGCTGCTTCGGTCTTCAAAAGTCTAAAACTTTTGGTTTGGTGGAGTCGTTACCTAACTCCTTCCCCAGCCAGTCTCCCATTCTGGACTAGCATGGGTGGACTCGAACGAATCTGCGGCCAGAACGGCGAGTTGTCGACGGCGTAACAAACTGCAAACCTGCGAGTCGGGACAACACGCAGTCATGAAGTATTCATTGCAGAGCTCCAGGCGCTCCGTTACATATCAGGTAAACCCTTTGTGTACATAGCGTGACACTGTGATTGATCGTCGAATTTCAAAACCAAGCGGCCTCGTCCAGAGAAGGAAAGGCAACCTTGTCCATGTTTTGACCCGGGGAAAGAGAGTTCAGTTTAGAGAGCTCATCAATGCGTTTCTCACTCATTTTCTCCCCCGATTTTTTTGTGCCCCTCTATCTCGAGTAAGTGCCAAGGTCGGGGTGGCACGGGCCATTTCAAAACGGTAGGAGGAGGGGCGTGCGTGTAGCACTCCAACTGAAGTGCAGGCAGGTCAAGTAAGTAATGAAATagtactagaggtacttagtTCAGTAGAAAGAAGTACACTACTCAAACCGGGCTTGGATCGAAACTGACCACAACGAACTAACCTACAAGAGAAACGGAACCCACCACACTGCCTGCCTTCAGAGATTGTAGATTGTGCAAGCGCACTGGTCTCATTCGCACAACCCTCACCACTTTCGTTTTCGCGGTTCTGCCACTCTACCtactgtacctacctctagcacTGCACCTCTCTGCATCACCGAAAGCGTTCATTAGGTGGTACTCACTTCCTACGACATTTATCTGCCATTCGGCCAGTCGCAAGACATCTTGGACATTCACATGCAGCCATCACAAACAGCGGTTCCAGGTTGCGCGGTCATGGACGGCAACCATCGAGATACGGACGGCCACACACCCACCTACACTTCCCGTCCAGGACCCCAACGGCAACGGGCGGCGATGCTGCAAGATGAAGGCGCCGAGCCTGGTGGCAAGTTAGGTCAGAACTCAATCCCCGCCCCAGGCGTGGAATTGGCTGCCGCTCACACCAACTACCACCAAATACCACCTCAATCTAAATGTCAACAACGTCTCCCGCCCTCCGCATATCAGGAGCAGTCCAGTCTTGGGCCTTCGTCCGCTCTTCAAAGGTCCCCTCCGTGAACTGGACTCTGCGGTCTGGAGTGTCTGTCTTGCCCGATATGGCTGGAGCACGTCCTCTCATCTGGGCCAATGATATATCCCGCCCCTTTCCTTCCCACTCTTTGATCTTTGCTATCTAGAACTAGTCTTCAGTTTTCCATCTCAACATTCAAACCACAAGCTGCTGTTCGGCAACAGCGAGAACGTGATGGCTTGAGCCCAAGCCCCAGTGTCCTCCGCGATAGCGCTGCACTGTGCGCGTCTTGCAGTCCGCGAATCAGCTCTCCTGGTGCTGCCTGAAATCATACTATCTCCCCCCCAGGCATAGAGACATGGAGGTCCTTGCAATAGGGCTTACGGTCGAGCGAGACCTAACAAGGTAGGCCCTACAGCAAGCGAGGAAAGTGGACTATGACACAGACAGCGTCGAGTTTGCTGTTCAGGGGCCACCCCCAGGCCGCCCTAGCCTGCCGTGAAcatgtaggtatgtacctgaCCATGAATAGACAGTGGACGTGGTCCTCGCTATAAAATACAGCTGCGAATTCCCTACGAGGCCAGCAGCAAGGCCAGCTGCAGCATATGTAATTGGTGACGAGCCATTGACAGCCCAGCTGTTGTCCGGTGCCTATACGAAACAACGGCGAGGCTTTAAAATAGCTTGAGCAGCCATGCGGAGTCGTGTTCGTGGTCCACTACCACTGTCAGCGAGCAGGCAAATACCTGATTACTACTTGGCCGTACAAGAAAATATGGAGGGCACTGGATTGTGATAGCACAGCATTCACAGGGTAAGCCTGCTACACGTAGGCCCTCCCTCCACCCAGGTGCTCCCCTGACTGCGGTGTACATACCAATCCTGGCGGTGACCCTTCAGCCGATTCCGGAACAAGTGTCACGGCAACACGGCTCGGGCCATACCGAGCTCGACACACTCCTGATTTACTGTTCACCGACAGGGCTCAGCCTGAAAATTCGTCAGTCCAACATTCTGCAACCGTCCGTTGTTCACGAAACCGTGTGTGAAAGAACCCAGATGACGGCGGAGATCCTGAAACCATCCATTCCGGCCTTGGATGTGCTCAAGATACTATTTTGGCTCACATCCGACCAAGCATTGGTCCATCATGGGCTTCCATCGACGATCGATTCGCTCCGATACTCTCCACACCATCTAGCTTCGCACACAGTGTACCTGTTCTCGACGCTCAACCGATTTTCTCGCGACCCGAACGGTGCCCTCAAAGCTCGTCGCTTATTCCTTTACTACAACTTCTTCGCAGAAATATCCTCTCTTTAATTTTCGGCGAGCTTTGCTTGACGGTCATGGTGTTCACTTCAATGTTCTCGTTTCGTCAGCATTTCGCCCGTGATATACATCAAAGTGAGCCAGCAAAAGGACAGGCTAAGGGTGCTTCGGCAATGTGGATCCAGCTCAGGGTGTGCCGGTAATTGCCAGTGTCCCAGTAAAACAGCGTTCTCGGCGCGCATGGCTCGTGCTGATTTGGACGGGGTAGCTCCGTGCTATGCCGGGGGTTGTAACCACTAGCTACGTAAGAACTACGCCAAACCGCTAATAGATCGGCCCTGAACGGCGGATCGGGTCGAGCCTCAAGATGAGGAGCGAGAACAAGATGGAAGAATACCTATCATGCTAACTTCCAACAAAGCTTTCGGCTTTGGCTGGATGAATAGGACCTTGAATCCCAACGCATACTGGAAAGACGGAAACCGGCGAGCCAACCCAGGTGGAATTGACGGTTGCACCAATGTTCCGTGGAACATGGTGCGTATTGCAGCGTTCATGGATCCTGGAAACCCCAAAAGAAAGGGTCCCGGCAATAGAACGAGGTGGCTTGTCCTGACGATGTCACGGTCCCAGGATTATCCTTCGAGAAGTGCGGGCTCATCAGCTAGGCGAGCCAGGGTAGCTCGGGCGGACATAAGCCTCGACCTTCCAAGGATCCTGTTTATAACGGTTTCCCCAGTGTCCCAAGACTATCGTGGAGTGGTACCcaggtacactacaaccGCACACCGAGACACAACCAACCGTCAACCAGCAGCTTGCCCAACCTCTGTCCAAAAGTCTTGCGCACGGACGGTATGTTGGAGAGCAAGACGAACGAAGTGATGGTGCCTAAAATCTCAATGCGGTGCCGGTTTTTACCGTctgcttccttctccctctaaCGACATAAATGTTCCTCCATATTGCAAAGCAAGTCAAAAGCCAGGTGGGAGCAATGAATGTTGCCGGCCCATGCAGGTACATCTTGTTCGAGCATGACACAATCCGCAAAACTAACCGCAAAGTCGCCTATCTTGCATTCGCAGCACATTGCTAGGTCGTTCAGCGATGTTGCATGCATGCTAACCACTTTCCCTGCCCATCAGGTTGCGCCAAGAACAAACAGACGGGATAGGGTGTTACGTCCCTGAGTGGCACTTCTTTTGCATGTTGAACTCGGTGAAACCTCCCGTCCTGCGCCTGCCGAAGCGAAAGGGTCATGTAGTATGAAGCGcaagagggaagggaaaaCAAGGTATGGTCAATACTCTGGTCCAATGCCTATGGGGCATATGATAGCTAGGAGGATTCTTGATGCAAGGTCCCGACCCTGGCTCGACTGCCGGTTTGCGTACGGAGAAGCTGGCCGAGTCACAACATCGAGCTGTAAAGGCATTCACGAACCGTTGAGGTATGCCTGCTCTTCGTTTATTCCAGGCATGCTGTAGTCTCGTGGCTAACTATGGACGAAGTGGTCGAGTCAGATAGTAATGATAGGAGGCAACCTCAATTCATGACGCCAAAGGCAGGAGTCCAGTCTGCCCGCCCGCGCCAACCACGAGCACACTGCGTTTTTCAGACTACCTAGCTGTGCCCCCCTCCCGGGCTACCATAATCCAGTTTGAGATGGACAGGATTAACGCTGGCTGAGTTTTCAATCGAATGATTAATGGCTGGCACCAGCTCGACCAACTGTCACTAGTATTACGATCGTAATACTGtctacgaagaagaagaaagatcGATAACGACACGACTTGGCCTTCGATCGAGATTGCATACATGACAAGCAGCGTGAACAGCGTTATCAGACGCTGGCACGTCCCTCTTGGCGGCCATCTACTGGTACAAACATTGTGGAGGATGGGGATAGGGCACACCATGCAGCACAACTCGAGTTCACTTTACGGCCCTCAGTAACCAATGCTGGGACGATCTGGCCGCCAACGAAAGATTCTCAATGGCACAGATCACTTTCCGAGATTGCATCATCAATTGTATGGTACCACAAATACTCTGTCTACGGGCAGTAGGAAGACACGCACCAAACAGGCCTAAAGTTTGGCAGTTTCATTACAGCATATACTATGGAAGTACTTCTATGGCACTTGTACTCCCCACTCAGACTGGGGACCAACAGAACACTTTCCTCCCGTACGGAACACAACACCGTTTTTCGCCAACCAACGGAACCAAGGATGTTCGGGCCGGAGCCCGAGTTGTGGGATTTGTGAAGCTCTCGAAGTCTGACAATCGACAGCCCTCAACGCTAACTTATAGTTCGAATTCTTCGAGCATGGAAAGCGGCCGAAACTTCAAATTTCTCGATATCTGGCTCTCTGGATATCATCGATGAAAGGGGCGCCAGTTACAAACGCCTAACCAGGTTCCGAATGTCTGAAAATAGACATCCACGCCAAGATCACTACGCAGTACATCCGGCTTCCTTCCGGAACTGAAAGTTGACCTGTAACTCTGCAACCTTCGAACAAAAGGTGATTAATAGAAGGCCCAAAGACCCCCTGTTGAGTTCAGGGATTCGTTATAATCCAACCCTTTTTGTTCAAGGGACACGcgtcggtgatgatggtgaagcGGCCGGTTGTGCTCGCCGATACTATTTCCGTATCTCATGCATATCGGGCTCCACGTAGCTGGCGAGAACCGGGAGGAGGCCGATGCCATGCTAGCATAGCAGCAAGGTACAAATTACCAACCACTCGCCAATTCTCCGACGGTCATAGATTCCGGAGTGTCGTGTGCTTGCAGCAACGGGATGGGGCATTCTGTATGACACCGACGAACAGGCTGTTTGTCGGCATCCGGCTGGTCAATTTTATCTCACGGCATTGGTACCAGCTCACTTAGCATGCTGCCGGCGTGCTGACGTGCGATGCGCACACCTGCCGCCGCGCCGCAGGCTACATGGCACCATTTTCCCaaatgagaaaaaaaaaaaaaaaaaaaaaaaaaaagaaaagagaaatgGCTGCCGTCGTCTAAGGCGGGTCAGGGTTGGCAGCGTGGCGGTTTCCCTCCCCTTTCACGGCCTACAGATGGTTAGGAGCAATGTCGACTGCTACACAGAAAGCATCTATCGCTACGAAGCGGGTCTGTATCAGGAGGATTTGGGCCTTCTTACCAATTGTCACGACGACGAATACTATCCAATCCAGCATTTGTATCGACCGGAAATGTGTTTGGATGGAGATGCCTAACTGTCCGTCTCGGCTTGTCCCGAAACATACCGACTGCAGATGATCAGATCTTGAGGTTGTTTATTCACTTCTTTCGGCTTATTGGAACAAGATGCAGAGGCCCGAAAAATATCTGCCTTCGGCGCTCCGTAACCGCGCCTCGGCCGGCTGGTCAAATCGGAACGGGACATTGTCGACTTTCTCGCGAATAATAAGCGATGCCCGGAGACAGACGGTGGAGCAATCCATTTGCCAAGACTAGGCCGGCAACTCTCCGATATCCGTCAGTTCAGGGACCCTTATTGTCGTCTCTGCAGCCCTGTGGCGGTGGCCGTACCGCGCCGAGCCGGTCCGTCCGATCTGGATCGGGAATGGAATGTCCATCCTTGTCACCGAAAACGCAAAACATCATGATATTCGTCGACGGGGACGCTTGGCAGGTTACAGAACGAAGCTGTGTTTCGCCAGCATGGCGAACGTCGTCGAGCTGCTGTTTCAGACCCGGATGAAGACACCGTTGCAGACAAGATGGACAAGTCAAAGAGCTTCGGATGGAGCTCGCTCACAAACGACACGCACCCAATTAAAGTATGGTATGCACCGGCAACAGTCGGTCAGCGAAGAGAAGCTTGTGCAGCGTTTACCCCGATACACGCACCCTGATCCAACAATGCACTGGACACTGATCACCAAAGATAAGCCATATACTGTCCCTTTCCATGTTCAAGCTCCTTCAGTAATCAAACTGCAAACAAAGATTGAGCCTGAATCGGCAAACTGAACTAAAATTACTTTACCATCGTTGTGTCGATTGATACGAATAGAAGCAGACGATCCACAGTGGCCTCGCGGTGACCTTCCTTCTATCAATAACCCATTACCGGGGTTATACATTCGGTTATCGAGACAAGCACGGGTCTTTGGGACTCAACGACAACAAATGTTTTCTAATGCCTGTATTAATCATTTTTGAATACGCAGTTCCAGATTGCCCCGTGATACATACGATTAGCGAAACCATAAAGCTGCCCGGATCGTCAAATGCCGAAATGGGACGAACATCCGGCTGTCCCCAAACATCAAGTTTCCGGATCGAAATCGTATTTGCCTAACGCGCTCCAGAATGGGCAACGGCATTCGCATTCGCAATCCATCATATGTGAAAGAAGCTCTGGCGCGACCATCGATGTCTTAGATCTAATCGGCACGTGGCTGTTCCCTGCTCACACATCACACCCTTCCCAGGGGGAAAACTACCCATCTGTTGCGGGCTGATAGGTTGTTTTCCTCCAAATTTCTCTTGGCCTGTAAAAATGGCCGACGTTGATTTATGGCTCTCACCATAAGCCGATCCATGAGGGTTAGCCGGCAAGACCTGAATAGGGCCCTACATATATGCTCAACgcaccatccaccacccacaCCATGACCAGTATTAGTTAAGAACTCCCCGAATCAAGAGCGGCGGGCCCTGCTACCCTAAGAAAGAAAGCACTGGGATGTGGTGCCGTTTGGAAGCATTCTTGCGAGACGACGAACCGTTGCTTGATAAACCACTACTAGGAACCGATCTCCATGGTCATCCCTAAGGGTAGATATATATCGCTGATCCCTTTATTGGCGTTGTGACTGCAACATCAACATGTCGCTTTCAAGACATGCGATACGAACGAACAATCAAGGGAACTGATGCTCATTCTTTCATGCAGGAACATTCTTCTGTTGTACGTGGCCGTCAATCCCGTCAGTGGTCACTTGTTCCAGTGGTCTCCAAGCTTCCACACTAGCAAACATGCGCCCGGGCTTACGtcggatgatggtgatggatatTCCGGAAGTGTGCAATGGATATAGTATAGGCAAATGGACACTTTCGCAAACCCTACCGCGCGGTGAAGCTTAAGAGGTTTGGAGACAACGATGCTTACTCTGAATGCACGCAACATGCCGCCCTAGTTGCTGCCAACGCAATGGAAGCTCCACTGCGGTCATAGCTTTCCACCAGTTGCCCCTGCTGGGCGCGGGAGGTCAGGGGTAATGGACCTGCACTATCGCCTGTTTTGCACTGGCGTGGTTCCTTTTTAGGATGCGTGTTGAGGACGTAGCCAGGGGGTGacttccatcttcatcagCATTACCTAAGGGACTCGACCGCAGACGATAGTATTGGATGGATGCACTACCCGTGTCTGAGGATTTGGCATACTTGGCAGCCTTCAGTTGGCAATCAAGAATCCAATCCACGCGCGCAACCGCGAGATTGCTAAGAAAAGGTCGACGGGAAGACATGGCTCGCGGAACCATTATCGCTCTCCCGGACGATCTGTATGATGCGCATTCAGGGCCTCGATGCTGTTTCGATGCACTCGGCATGAGAATCGGCGTCGTCCGCTCTTCTTTGGAGTAGCCGAGACCGAGAAACAGCACAACGCTCCATCCACAAATCCAAGGGAGAAAGACGGTGAATATCCGACGTAGCGCCCCGAGTTCCTCCCAAATCAATGACAGATTGGATACGCTAAAATGACTTGAAACGTCCTTCCATCCCACTGCAAGAACAGCATCGACTGCATACTATCTTGTGTCAGTGGACCGCAAACGCGTGCCTGTTCAAATTCTGTTTCATGACTTGTCCAGTCTCGAACTCAGTGCTGAGAGAGGCCGCAGTGGTCCAGCGTCGGTGTTGTCAGGTTCTATGATCGTCTGCACCTTTGATGGGAACGGGATCCAAGAAGATCCGTCGGGATTTATTGCTCTGTGTCCTGCCTGGACCACTGCAGAGCCTTGAAACCTCCAAGCCCACAGAAACTCCTCTAGTCTGGCCTCGTCGGCTGAAAGGCTGGCCAGGAGCTGTACTCGAGATCCTCCTTTGATTGGATCCTACGACTGGCGGTCAACGAACCATACCCGAATCATCAACTCGCCATGCCGTTTCAACAGGCCCTCTGGCGGACCACTTGGCCAACTCATCGAATAGAATGGTTTCGAACTGTCCAGGTACCGAGGTGGGCTCTTCTCGAATCGCCAATGCAGGATGACCTGTCCCCGCTGGGAATCCATCCACACCAGCAGCCGGTCCTCATCAAATAGCACGAGGTGTCTACAGAAAGAGGCGAGATCCCTATTCAGCGAGGCTTAAGTGACGAATTTACCCTAGTTCCCTCTCTTAGGCAGACTTGGTCTCCTGTTTCTCCATATTTAGTGTAAGCATCAGACTCACATATGATCAGATACAGGTACCCTCCAAAGGGCTTTCTTCCCTCTCTGGACTGCAGTTCTCAGCCATGGGTGGCCTCCTATGGCAAGGCGATGATACCATCAGTCCATTCTAGTGGCTATGTGCCGCCATCCTTCCATTACCAGCTTAGCCATCCATTTAGCCCCTCGCTCTCCAAGATTGTCTTGAAAATGCTGTTACTTGTTTGCCTGCCATTGAAAAAGAACACTCCCGCCGTTCTACA includes the following:
- a CDS encoding polysaccharide synthase Cps1p encodes the protein MAELMGFIIPNLDFIWSAKFWFYFHIVIWLHRYVRLLVHCVSHWTYKSVQPKKDPKFTSADVTVVIPTIHNQFEELRTSLESILACKPAKLILVTTWNKYEALTAMAATLRKPACDHPIKIEVLHVDKANKRLQVCKALEDNHVETEITVMADDDVEWPSTLMPWLLAPFEDDQIGGVGTCQRVKRIDGDLATRIFNWLGAAYIERRNFEISATHNIDGGTSCMSGRTGAYRSRILKGYPFLSGFKSEKWGKYILNADDDNYVTRWLVAHQWKTWIQYEPECEIETTLETSVKFLYQCSRWARSNWRSNWTSLVHERHVLTQQPWCTYALHIATFTSLAFVVDPLLLCSCWWATEGWHANDRYTLLAAEIVFMFGFTKVVKLVGLFRKNPRDLIYLPVSILFGYFHGLIKLYALFTLKHTSWGSRADGDEHNTFRLQEKPPRSQTMLTPSGPGLDDLSEKPLRGSRKTGGVTQSRRLTTTGTAVSHNTCEHTDGGTAAVPTDLSPPSLQG